From Scatophagus argus isolate fScaArg1 chromosome 2, fScaArg1.pri, whole genome shotgun sequence:
TGCAATGACAGATACAGATACACTTCATAATTTTGTATCTACTCCGTTAGCTCAGAGAGATTAGGCATTGGCTTTCTAATTGAATGACTTACATCTGacttgttttaaagtttaaacaaCTTGAACTTTCCTTCAGAAATGACACTGTTGCAGCAGTTGTGAAGGGTCACTTTTGCTATGATGTTTTAGtgggatttttttctgtcttcatctgaTTGCGAACTGAGTGCAGAGCggttttggtgtgtgtatgtgtgccgTCAGTCTGACGACCCTGTGCGATAACGTTGCCTGGGGAGTGGAGATAAGTGTGTTCAGGCGAAAATTGCATTTTCAGCCACTCTGTGGCATGTTGTGCAGTATCTTAAATCCACATATCTgccagtatttgtgtgtgtgtccacacatCTCAAACAAATGGACTTTTCCCTCATCTGACTGGATTGTTTTGACCACTGGGTCTTTATCTCATGATGGATAACTTATGGCTATTATGGAAATCACTGTAACAATCTGATGGAAAATAATGCCAGAGTAATGGAAGGTAAGGCAGCTTAATTACCAAATAAGGCAAATATTTTAGACACAGCCTGGGTTTATAATTAAAGGTTAGTGAGCCATGCTTACTGCAGTTACGCAGGAGTTTAGCGTGAAGTGTACTGTTGTCTGTTAGGCAACTAATGCTTGTTGAAATGGACTGCTTGTGTTATATATGGTTTGACATTGCACTTTGTCCATATTTAAtgaatttgcattttatcaGTGGGAATGTGATGTTTATAGCCCTTTACATGCATAACATATCTGCTATTTTATCACTGAAACATTCAGTTATGCTGAGTGTTGGAAAATATCAGGTAAATGTGTAGCTTACATGTACACATTTTGGCCATTTCACAAGACTCATTGATTTTCCTTTCTCTACCAGGAGTTACTGGATTAATTTCTCCCCTCGCGTGCTTGGTTGGCTTCTATGGTGCTGAGATTCATAGCAGTTCTCATTGGTTTTTAGCCTATTACGTGAGGATGGCCTAGCAGTTAGGATGTTTGTGTGCTGGATCAATAGCCTCTCCTGCTCTCACCCACTAGCATTAATAGGATCATTGATTAGCTGCCTCCCACTGATTGATTACCCTTTTACAGCATAAAATCAGTCTATTATTAGTTCCCCCTCTGATGGGATGCATTTGTGCATAATGAAATTTCTTGTGTAAGATATTATGTTGATTAGAAAATCATCCAAAGTGTTCTGTTTTTGGTAGTCTGATACTGAATTGATAGATCGTGCTTGAAGGCTGGTAAGTAGTAGGAAAAAATTTACATGCGGTCCTCAGTTCCCTTATTGTGATAACAACAAgcgtgtgtacacacacagtattatGTATATACGAGACGTAAGAAgccaacatacacacaggaaATGTTATGTGGTTTCTTAGTGCAGTGCAGTTGGAGGAGGAGTAGGCCTGGTGGAGCGTAGGGAGTGATGGATGAGAAGCCATCCTGGTTTCATTCCAATAAATGAGCGGCGTTCCACTTGGGCTTCCCTTCACAGCCCCAGCCAGCAAAGCCACGATGGAGACGGATGGGCCTCTCACTGCTGGGTGTTAGAGGAGAGCAGggggaagaaaggaagaaattaAAAGGTGAAGAAAGAGGGGGAGTaggaagtgagagaggagatgtggaaagagaaagaaagcaggaagAAGGGGGAAGTATAATGTATAAGGGCAGTTAGATTGTGAGAAGGAAGTAAGGGGCAAAACAAGATGGCGAGGTGCAAGAAAATGAATTGTAAAGAAGTAGGTTGAAGTGGAAAGTGAGgataaagaagaggaaagaaggattgagaaataaaagaacatgAGAGCTCCCTATCTTCATTTCTGTTTGGCTGACTGCACCAGGGCAAGGATATATGGATATGTTGTAGCTGATATGACATGTAGCACGCTTGGCTGTGCATCCTGATTATGTGTTGGACTGTGGAGCGTGCAAGTGTGTGCCCATCTCATCCTGCCAAGTCTGATAGCTAGCATTAACCAACCAAGAAGATAGAATTGGTCGAGGAGACTAACAGGACTGTATTACGTGATGTTCCTTGGCCTaacataatgtatttttttctctctctctctctctctaccccccccccccctcccctctctgtgttttttctctttcgTTACTATGTTTCCCCTTTgtctcaatctctctctctccccttttgCCGTTAGACATATCTTTCCATAGTGGCTCTGTTGCCCAGTATGAGACGTCTCATTGGGGAGCCTCTTTACCAGTTGACAGCGTTTCCAGTGCCACCACCTGGGACAAAGTGATTATTGACGGAAGCGACGCAGAAGCTTGGCCCTCCATCAGCCGCAGCAGTGACCCCAATCACCCTACTGCACCAGAATGCCCCTTGGGCTCAGCTAGCTCTAACCAAGACACCAGTGCTGTCACTACCACCAGTAGCAGTAGTTTTCTGAGTATGGCCACAGGTGCTGCAGGCCAGCAGGCCCACTATCCCTCGCTCAAAGCTAACAGTAATATGATGACGGGACCTGGGTCAGCCAGTACATTAGCTGGTAATAGGGGCTGGGGCTCAGATGGGAAACAAGATGGTATAAATGGTGGCAGAGTAGGAGCACCCAATAACTGGGGTTCTCCCAATTTTAACTTGAACCTCAATCCCAATGCCAACCCATCTGCCTGGCCTGTTCTCGGCCATGAAGGTGGTGGAGGTGGCAGTATTGGCCCCAGTGGGGTGTCAAActcctcatccctccctccaggTATTAATGGCAATGGGAACATTGGAAATGGGAACCTGGGAGGTTCAGATAATGGTGGGGGAGGTTGGGTTGGCATGATAAATGCTAACGAAAATGATCAACAGCACCCTTCAACCAACACAAACTTGTCCTTCAATATAGAACCTGCTAACCTTAACACTGATGGACCAAACCACACTAATCAACAACAGCAAGCTCAGGAGCCTATGAGCCCTATCCATGGGTTAACTGGCTGGGGAGGCCAATCACCCACTGAATCATCCCAGCTCAATGGGGACACAACAGGCAGCTCTGTATGGGGAAGTGGAGAAACCAAGGCAGCTGACTCTCCCAAGGACTCAGGCTGGGACTCAACTCCTTCTGGAGGCCTTTCTGCATGGGGCCGCCAAGGCAGTGGTGGTGGAAGTAGTGGAAGTGGTGGTTGGGGTGAATGGGGTAAATCCTCTGGTGATGCATCTAAAGGCTGGGACTCAGTAGACGCTGGTAGTTCTGGTTCAGGCCAGGACCAGCAACTTAGCTCATGGGGCCAGCAGTCTGGAACAGCACCAGCAAGCGAGGGTAGTGGGGACAGCAACGAAGGTCAATCCCACCACAGAGACAGGTCCTCCAATATGGATTTTGCCCCTTTACTACCCCGGCAGGACCTGGACCCTAGGGTGCTGAGTAACACTGGTTGGGGACAGACCCCCATCCGACAGCACACTGTATGGGAGATGGAAGAAGCCAACTCTGATGATGGGAAGagcaacagcagctcagacacCTTAGGAGGCTCCGGTCCTAATGGCGGACCCTCATCCATCAATGGAGGTACCATCAACCCAAACATTGGCCCTAGTCAGAGGCCTGGGTCTGGAGGAAAAAATGACAGTGAAGGATCATCATCCTCTGGCTGGGGAGCTCCCCTACCTCAGCCAGTCCAGACTGGATCAGGATGGCGAGACTCCTCACAGTCACTCAGCAAAACCCCAAATGGCACCTCCAGTAGCTGGGGAGACCCTTTACCTACCAGTGGTCCTAGAAATGGAGGCACACCATCCTGGAGTTCTGAGGACAAAACACCCAGTTGGGATGATGGCCTGATGAAAAGTCAGTCTACTAGCTGGGGAGAGGGCCCCAAAAGCTCTCATGGTTGGGGCAACAGTAATGGGGTCTCAAATGGGTCCAGCACAGGGGACTGGGGAGAGGCAGAGGTGAAGAACAATGGATCCTCCAGCATgtgggaaggagaaggaggaagtggTGGATGGAAAGAAAGCCCCAGAGGAGGAAATAGAGGAGGGGGCTGGAGTAAGCCTGCTCCCACTGTGAATAATAGCAGCTGGGGGGAGACACCACGCACCAATGGCCCAGTGCAGGGAGGCTGGGGCTCTTCCAAGCCccaagaaagcagcagcagcagcactggcagCGGAGGAGGTGGCAGCATTGGTTCATGGGGTGGTGCAGGTTCTGTGAAGCAGAACACATCTAGCTGGGGCAATGCCAGCAAACAGGACCAGGGAATGGAGCCCACAGGCTGGGAAGaaccctctcctccctccatacGCAGGAAGATGGAGATTGACGACGGAACTTCCACCTGGGGAGATCCCACTACCTACAACAAGACTGTCAACATGTGGGATCGCAACAATCCCAATAATAACCCAGGTAACAGCGGCCCACCTCCCAGTAAGAATGGTGGAATGACTATCcccaacaataacaacagcaatcACTCTGTCGGCCCTGGCAACAACAATCACCATCTTGCTCACCACATGCATCACCATCCTCAACATGGGCAACCCCCAACTCACCTGCAACACCATGGAAACAACAATGGGTCACCCAACAGTGCCTCACATCCAGGTGCAGGCCCCCAGGGTAGACCCCCCCTCGCCAACCCAGGTAACATAGTATGGCTTTGCTGTCTGTATTTGATATTCTGAAAATGCTTACAAAGTTTCTATTCTCTTtaaaaccaacactgaatgtttaaaaatgcaCGGTTTGTGTGAAAAGCAGGTTGAAAAATAGAGCTTCTGAGagcataaatatgttttattaaatgGCATTCAGCTGAGAGTTGTTTTCACTCATCAACACGTACAGTCACTAAACtattaataaaacacattgtTGGCAGTGGTGGTTAGTCTGTTTGGATATTATTTCTTAAAAGAATTCTCTCACTGTTATTAAGCAGATAGTCTATTAGTTTTTTAAGGCCTCTTAATGGTCATGCATACATAATTAAGACTGTACATCAAGCTTAAGTTAACGCTGCAGTCAATTCAGATAAGTCTATGTGAAGACAAAGGCCATGCATATATACATGGCATTGCCTAAATGGCCAACATTTTTGATTATGAATGATACCATTGCCCCCTGCTGTTTGCCATTTGCACTGCACCTACCAAAGCCTCATGACTGCCTTGTGCTGAACACCATTAAACTCATCACCCATCTCTACTGAAACCAATACAGATGGAGGAAGAATAGATGGAGTTAAAGAGTTTATACTGACTagcctgagctgctgctttcaTCCATCTCctacacattcatacacatgcGCGCGCACTCATACACACAGCCCACTTGATGAGGTCAACAGAGATAGTCAAggacctgctgctgtcaggaggAGGCTGGTATTAAAGGCCTCTCTATATAGACAGCATGTGACTATCTCAACTGACAAGCTTACTGTTTGTCTCTCTTATTAACATGTCACTGTGCTCATCAAGAGGGTCTGAAAAGACAGTGTAACAAAAAATCATGGAAGCCATGAAACTTCAGTAGATTCGTGCAGTGcggtgtttctcttttacttggTTTATGATAATAAACAGTTGAAGAAATATCTCACTTGTGTATGAATACCAAGCAGATTTCAAGGCTAAAGGCAAGGTGTTTTTAAACATGGCTTagattcagtttatttctgttttgaaccatccatccattgttTAGTACTCAAGGGTGAAGTTTAGTGGCATAATGTATAACTGCATGTTGAAAGTAAAAATTCACTAATGTACAGTTCGTTTCTAATTCCCGTCTCTCTTTCAGGTTGGGGAGAACTTCCCAGTGTTCAGCCCAAGTCAGAGCCTGCATGGGGAGAGCCAGCAGCTCCAACATCAACTGTGGACAATGGCACCTCTGCCTGGGGAAAGCCCCCAGGTGGTGTAGGAGGATGGGGAGATGGTGGCCACGACTCCTCTGGACCTTATGGCAGGGCCAGTGGACCCCCAGGTTCTGCACCCTGCAAGTCAGGTAACACCCACGGATGAATAATATTTTCGGTGACGCATGTACCAAGATGCTGAACTATGTTCACCACCATCTGAAATGGTTTAAATTTACCACACCTTGTAAACTACACAGTCGTCCCAGATTTATGGTATGGATTGTGTGACATGAGATTTGGGTTGTGTCCAGTGGTACCACACTTCATGTAAGAGACTGAGCAATGTTGAGTCCCAGTATGTGTGCGCTATCAAACTTCAGATTAAGGATATATTATATAGGAAGTTTTTTAGACCTCTGTAGCATTGTTCCACTTGTAAAGGTGTTTGTTAGTGCTACTGACATGTTGCTGAGATTAAAGCAATTCCACACCTCAGTAGGTCTTGCTTATTTGTGCTGCTGGTCTGAACCTTGCACAGGCAAAGTACAAGTGTCACATGGCAACAGTGGCACCAAGTGGTCAGGTTGAAAATCTCCTGCAGCTCACACTCTGAAATTGTTTGCATATTGTCAGTGTGCATGTAGGATATAtcacaaaaactaaaacactgtAACACAGGTGAACAACacactttctgttgttttcatttctaatttctcacatcttccttttttcttaatGTTACTTCATCTCTTTCTCAGGCCCCAAACCTATGCAAGATAGTTGGGgaaatggaggagaggagatggggATGTCTACTGGCCAATGGGACGCAGAAGATGGGGACATGTGGAACAGCCCCACCTCCCAGGAGAGCAGCTCTTCTTGCAATTCCTGGGGCAATGGACCCAAGAAGGGTCAAAGCAAGGTCAGAGAACACACCTGACTGCTTTAAATGGGAACTGttgtcatgtaaaaaaaaaaaaaaacaatatttgtctattttgcttgtgtgttgtcAGGGTAAGATAGGCAACAAGCCAGATGAGGTTTGGATCATGAACCGTCTCATCAAACAGCTCACTGACATGGGCTTTCCGGTATGTGACAATATATATTTAGAGAGAAGTTCTCACAATcgacacattttcatttaggTATAAATCTACAAGATCTGGATTCGGTACAGAATCCTCTCATGcacagtgcagaaacacatGAAGATACACAATCAAACGGTGGTCAGTGACAGGCGTATGTGTTCTTTGTGTTACAGAGAGACCCTGCTGAGGAGGCTTTGAAGAGCAACAACATGAACCTTGACCAGGCCATGAGTAAGTTGACcaacatgtttgtgtggattTCATcgttgtgtgtgtatgctagTATGTGACTAACTTGTGAGGAGTTAAGACCAGAATTCAGTTACTGTTTGCACATTTGCCTTTCAGTTCAACAGGGTGTACTACCAACCCTTACCTTTCCTAAAAATGGGGTATTTAACTTCAGTGAATGCAAGTTTTTACTTGTTGTGCAACACCAGCATACCCAAATGCTATACAGATATATTGATAATGATGTGGCATTTTGAATACATCTCTCCaaatcatcatttcattttaggtCACAGGGTGTTTCCCTGTCTAGATTTAATAATTATTGTGTCTTCCCCCTTTCTGCTCCCAGGCGCCCTGTTGGAGAAGAAGACGGACCTGGACAAGCGGGGCATGGGCATGTCTGATTACAGCAACGGCATGAACAAGCCCATGGTGTGTCGGCCCTCTGCGCTCTCCAAAGACCCCTCTGACCGCAACACGTTTCTTGACAAGGTAAGACGTTAAACTGACACACCTTCAGGCCATCATTGCATCATTTTTGCAATTGCCTTTTTAGGCCTCCACAAAGACAACACTTGTGGCCAGaagaattatgttttcaggttatCAGTCCTTCCCCTTCTTGTGAATGTGATATTTCAGGAACACCTTGCCTGCTTGGCCTCAAAGATAAACTGATTTGGTAGTCAAAGGCCAAGGCCACTGGGGCCTTACAACACACATTTAAGGTCATAGCCAAAAAGATTAATAGGCTAGTTATGGCAAAAGGGGAgactgtgaccatatttcacatttggtcgTATAGTGTCTTGGTGACACTAACGTTGGGTGCCCACCTCGACACTTTTCTGGTTGTATAGATCTTTTGTGCTGTcgtgttgaagtgtgtgtgtgtgtgtgtgtgtgcgtgtgtgcgcgcgcgcaagcacagatgtttttctgatttcatggtgacaaaaacctgtttacacagctacacgtggggactcacctacctgcatgaaaacctacactgtgtgtgtgtgtgtgtgaagcatgcCCATTTTAGGATTTGTAGCTTCTTTACTGGCCAGGcatgtgaacacaaacaatgaTTTTGActatgattttttatttatcttagtGAACTTTTTACATGTACAtctgtagtccaccacaagctcaccTGTGCCGATATTGAGattcaggtgattgttgttgtgtGACTTGGATGTAAATCTcaacctttttctttcttttctttctttattttccaggaTGGTGTTCTGTCAGATGATGCCCCCCCATCACCGTTTCTGCCTTCCCCCAGCCTGAAGCTCCCCCTGGCCAACAGTAGCCTTCCTGGGCAGGGTCTGGGACAGGGCAACCCGGGGCTGGCCATGCAAAACTTGAACAACAGACAGCAGGTAACACACTCATGCAGAGCTCAACATGAGTTGGGAAAAATTACAGAAACACTCGACAAACTCACTGTATCAATGCTGTTGGTGAAAATTGGCTCAGTTTATTCACTTTTCAttacagcagaaaataaaataacaacaacaagcatTTTGCTGTTCTGTATATTATCCCACAATTCCCGCAATTTCAACAGTGTAAGCTGAACACAACAAGAACATTTGAGCAGCTGCTTTACTGACAGCAGAATATGCTGTCTGATCGTACGATCAAACCTTGGTCagtgcaaaacacattttggtcaccagtcaatgcataaaataaaatgacttcatGCTGGATTTAAGTGTATATGACGTAGAGATGGcaagaaaaagataaatatgttttacacacaccACTCTACCTGCGTGCTCTCCCAATTCTGCCCTTTTCCATTGCTCACTTATGTGTATATGACCTTGCCTGAAGTGCCCATTGAAATCAAATAGTTATGCTCTATCAAATATCACCCCTAGAGGCAGCCATGGCCCAGAAAAACTGCAGCATGTCCTTGAAACCAAACAAAGAGCAGGCTTTAAGCAGGCTTCTTTTTTTGCACTGGACAGAAATACCTCCTCAGCAATGTGGAACTGGAAATGCACAAAGCTGCCTTGCACTGGCTAATTGTTTCAGGCTAACTGATTTATCAGACCATTCATAATGTCATAATCTGATGACAACTAGCTGTTCTTAGTTCCTGTTCCTCATATGGTTTTGTGCAGAAGGTGTACTGTGAAGTTATACCTCCAGGGtaaatgctttgaaaaatgtttttagacaTTGCTATGTGTGCTGGGACGATTATCCACCTTTTTGAGTGTACTTgaaattttccttttcatccaGTTCAAGTGCACTCTTTCATGTATTATACAAAGTCATCAAATTGACAGTTGAATGCTCAAGTCTTGCTTGAGGTGTTTTGTAGCTCTTCTCTGATGTCGCAGagaatttcattttctcaattCAGTGGCTCAGCTCTTGAGTGAGGAAATGGCATTGAATGGCTTTAGTTATTTGAGTAAAAGTGGAGGTTTTGAAGAAGTTTCAGTGTGCCTTAATGACTCCTGCTTATAGATACCCAGTGGAATGTTTGGCAGTAGTGGAGCAGCACAAACCCGGgccatgcagcagcagcctcctcagCCACCAGTGCCACCTCTCAGCTCCTCCCAGCCTAGTCTACGTGCTCAAGTGCCTCAGTTTCTCTCCCCTCAGGTAGGTAACGCACACCTAGTGATGTACATATCGGATGTCTAATAGCTGGCATATTAGTGTTTGTCCTATAACACTATTTGACATccatattttcaaatgttgatTTCTCTACTGGTGTGTCTTTGTTCTGcataatttctctttttatttcttaaaatattaaaactgtcCCCTGattgtgtgaatgtgactgtgatttatttatgcTGGATCTTGGGgatgtgtaaatatttgttgaaaaaaaaaaaagaacaataactCACAGTTTATTTACTCATGAGAATTTTTATCAACTATTGTTTACATTTAACATAGTATCCACAATCTGAGTGATATACTTAACAAGAATCCATAACAAGTAGCATCATTTCAGCCTATCACatgcttttaaatttaaaaatgttatagAAAGTAAAGCAGTAGAAAAGTACTGTGAAGACTGGTATTGTTTGGAAAGAATACTTGGCTCCTTTAGCAGacactttctcttcttcttcttgcatGTGTAGTAGTGAAGTGACTAATTTTGCCTTGCAGGAAGTTGTGCTTATACTGCTTATGTGATTTTCAGTAACTAACCTATCACCCCTACTTTCTGCTTCCCCATTCTTTCCATCTCATCGCCACACCCCTCAGGTCCAAGCACAACTCTTGCAGTTTGCAGCAAAAAACATTGGTCTGAATCCTGCACTTTTAACCTCACCAATAAACCCTCAACAAATGACTCTATTGTACCAACTTCAGCAACTGCAAATGGTGAGTCACAGTCtgctttccatttttatttgtagTGCTCAATGACCTTGAGAACTTGTGTGTTATGGACCTATAATATAAATAGAAGCCGACCAATGATCTAATATTGACTgacaattcaacaaaaaaataatacatctgTCTGAGAAACAACAGCTAAAATTGAATGTTTTATCACATGGTAACAGTTGATCCATATCTCCTACTACTCCTTTTCGTTCCCTccattaatgtatttttcatttcactgaattgTGCTTTTGGTTTCCTTCATTCAGGCATACCAGCGTTTACAAATCCAGCAGCAGATGATGCAGGCGCAACGCAATGTTTCCGGCCCCATTAGACAACAAGAGCAGCAAGTGAGTCAACACAGTGCAtcgttacacacacacaacaagtaTCATAAAGGTAATTTGTTTCTCCATGTGAGAACTGACTCAAAACAATGACACagcttcatttttgtttctcaacAAATACTTTGATTCTCATCTGaccacataaaaacaacagtgcagGAAATAATTGTGTGTTACAGCATGAGTTGCTCAAAATTGAAGATATTTCCATAGAAACATGTTAGTTGTCATTGAATGTAAGCCAACCAGTCTTCCTCCTGTTGTGAAAAGGAGAAAGGGTTTGTTCTCCctttttgaaatttttgttgctttgtagACAGATATAAGCAGCCTGCTGCAAGACGAGTACTTTTGAAAGAGGATGCTTTTGTGAGCAAATGCTTGTAGTTTCTCCCACCATTTTTCTCAactttctctcttctcacccAGGTTGCACGTACAATCACCaacatgcagcagcagatcCAGCAGCACCAGCGTCAGCTGTACCAGGCGCTGCTGATGAAACAGCAGCCACTTCCCTCTcattcctcctcatcttcctcctctgctggtcTGCATCCTCCTGGTGGCCCAGCTGGAGGCCCTGGATCCAGCAAATCAACCCTGGATCCCTTCACAGGCCCACACCAGGCTCCAGGCCTTGCCGACACACTACACACCAAAGAGCCGCCGTCTTCGCCCAACGCCTACAGCACCTACCCTCTCTGTGAGTTGGGTTTTGGGATAACATCAAACAATGTGAATCTGACAAAATGTAACTTGCTTGCTGTGATAACAACCCTGTGGTGTATCCATCTGTGCTCACACTATACAGTGTGGCCATCCACAAATCATAAATTTGTTACGAGGACCCCTATTGCGCCCCACCAAAAGCACAATCAGTccatttttttaagaaataaattcacattttacatttaggCTCCTCCATCTTCTGACAATGTTCCAGCTTTAGGACAACCTATATCACCCCCTAAATGAGGATCAAAAACAATTTCttgacacaataaaatgtggATTGTTCctgatttatttaaattaataaaaactgcACTTGTCTACTTGAATAAAttcaagattattttttttgtgcttgtgcagCTGGACTGAATCCAAACATGAATGTAAATTGCATGGAGGTTGGGGGTCTGTCCCTGAAGGAGCCCCCTCAGCCCCAGTCCCGCCTGTCCCAGTGGACACACTCCAACTCCATGGACAGCCTCTCTGGCAACTCCTCAAACATGGAGAGCAACCTCAA
This genomic window contains:
- the tnrc6c2 gene encoding trinucleotide repeat-containing gene 6C protein isoform X1; amino-acid sequence: MEEKKKKKQEEKTKTDVAQKKAADQKPKVPEPAPTKPSLGPPPHHLHPASPVLPLSSSSSSGNGKRASSSSQLPAQTPPQQQCQLSSASARYPPREVPPRFRQQEHKQLLKRGQPLPAGALSALTLSSSSSSSSSPSSSYASSSSATTSSTIPNSATSTVGKHQSDISFHSGSVAQYETSHWGASLPVDSVSSATTWDKVIIDGSDAEAWPSISRSSDPNHPTAPECPLGSASSNQDTSAVTTTSSSSFLSMATGAAGQQAHYPSLKANSNMMTGPGSASTLAGNRGWGSDGKQDGINGGRVGAPNNWGSPNFNLNLNPNANPSAWPVLGHEGGGGGSIGPSGVSNSSSLPPGINGNGNIGNGNLGGSDNGGGGWVGMINANENDQQHPSTNTNLSFNIEPANLNTDGPNHTNQQQQAQEPMSPIHGLTGWGGQSPTESSQLNGDTTGSSVWGSGETKAADSPKDSGWDSTPSGGLSAWGRQGSGGGSSGSGGWGEWGKSSGDASKGWDSVDAGSSGSGQDQQLSSWGQQSGTAPASEGSGDSNEGQSHHRDRSSNMDFAPLLPRQDLDPRVLSNTGWGQTPIRQHTVWEMEEANSDDGKSNSSSDTLGGSGPNGGPSSINGGTINPNIGPSQRPGSGGKNDSEGSSSSGWGAPLPQPVQTGSGWRDSSQSLSKTPNGTSSSWGDPLPTSGPRNGGTPSWSSEDKTPSWDDGLMKSQSTSWGEGPKSSHGWGNSNGVSNGSSTGDWGEAEVKNNGSSSMWEGEGGSGGWKESPRGGNRGGGWSKPAPTVNNSSWGETPRTNGPVQGGWGSSKPQESSSSSTGSGGGGSIGSWGGAGSVKQNTSSWGNASKQDQGMEPTGWEEPSPPSIRRKMEIDDGTSTWGDPTTYNKTVNMWDRNNPNNNPGNSGPPPSKNGGMTIPNNNNSNHSVGPGNNNHHLAHHMHHHPQHGQPPTHLQHHGNNNGSPNSASHPGAGPQGRPPLANPGWGELPSVQPKSEPAWGEPAAPTSTVDNGTSAWGKPPGGVGGWGDGGHDSSGPYGRASGPPGSAPCKSGPKPMQDSWGNGGEEMGMSTGQWDAEDGDMWNSPTSQESSSSCNSWGNGPKKGQSKGKIGNKPDEVWIMNRLIKQLTDMGFPRDPAEEALKSNNMNLDQAMSALLEKKTDLDKRGMGMSDYSNGMNKPMVCRPSALSKDPSDRNTFLDKDGVLSDDAPPSPFLPSPSLKLPLANSSLPGQGLGQGNPGLAMQNLNNRQQIPSGMFGSSGAAQTRAMQQQPPQPPVPPLSSSQPSLRAQVPQFLSPQVQAQLLQFAAKNIGLNPALLTSPINPQQMTLLYQLQQLQMAYQRLQIQQQMMQAQRNVSGPIRQQEQQVARTITNMQQQIQQHQRQLYQALLMKQQPLPSHSSSSSSSAGLHPPGGPAGGPGSSKSTLDPFTGPHQAPGLADTLHTKEPPSSPNAYSTYPLSGLNPNMNVNCMEVGGLSLKEPPQPQSRLSQWTHSNSMDSLSGNSSNMESNLNKHGAMSAASTLGPPGKPPQLEDSYSPYNLMSSSESATSPLVPPDSWGQGKSPSEKISNGTNINWPPEFCPGVPWKGLQNIDPENDPNMTPGSVPSGPTINTNIHDVNRYLLRDRNGGKLSDMKSTWSQGPISQSQASLSHELWKVPQGPRNTTAPSRPPPGLTNNKPTSTWGGNSLGLAQGWSGSYSSEGTTWSTDSSNRTSSWLVLRNLTPQIDGSTLRTLCMQHGPLITFHLNLTQGNAVVRYSSKDEAAKAQKSLHMCVLGNTTILAEFAGEEEVNRFFAQGQSLGANTTSWQANPGTNQNRMAAAQSHSIGQWNSGGGGGKTSGGDLLWGGVPQYSSLWGPPSGEDARVIGSPTPINTLLPGDLLSGESM